From Fibrobacterota bacterium, the proteins below share one genomic window:
- a CDS encoding divergent polysaccharide deacetylase family protein, with protein MAGPAMGVVRKLLIFIVLTAGLIALGRLAGRVLPHSLMPSIGSHAPADSVIPSGPARDSGDVLPAVSADTSGGRWHERLFDPLEHANGLGPKSLKRKPGYFEIILPKGKPLYEYALDIEKTCRARGIVVVQGAESRPSGKSVEYLLESNGQRIKLRASLGGPVRAGAARLAVVFIGLDSLSLSQAQSLKDADWGKTLVIDPYNPNPALRALRDGDGRDGILAELPMEPSAYPYVDPGKNALYIHHGKEDVDRILGKAMDSLPKAEGFASRYGDRAIENQPLLDKLFQFTARRRLVFLDLTGSQRSLARQAAAAQGARSRTLSPFRDSAHVEEELARKTALAQKSGEAVLVLPFSETGFRRLSKAIAAETPRFNEIGLELVDLASVSAPDTLPSEAGITGPKAESPMGAKTTSAAAKPASGSKAPAKGLPKTPANPPATISKAPGGAKPVKGKTASPVAGKAPAKASAKPAGAKPPAKPSAGATGARPKEKRIPQDDNPASK; from the coding sequence TTGGCGGGACCTGCGATGGGCGTTGTCCGGAAACTCCTGATCTTCATCGTCCTTACCGCGGGCCTCATCGCCCTGGGCCGGTTGGCGGGTCGCGTCCTACCCCATTCCTTAATGCCGTCCATCGGCTCCCATGCCCCCGCGGATAGCGTCATTCCCTCCGGACCCGCAAGGGACTCCGGCGATGTTCTCCCCGCCGTCTCCGCCGATACCAGCGGCGGGCGCTGGCACGAACGGCTATTCGATCCCCTGGAGCACGCCAACGGACTGGGCCCCAAGAGCCTGAAACGCAAGCCCGGCTATTTCGAAATCATCCTCCCCAAGGGGAAGCCCCTCTACGAATACGCGCTGGACATCGAGAAAACCTGCCGCGCCCGCGGCATCGTCGTGGTCCAAGGCGCCGAATCCCGGCCCTCCGGAAAGAGCGTGGAGTACCTGCTGGAATCCAACGGCCAGCGCATCAAACTGCGCGCCAGCCTGGGCGGCCCGGTCCGGGCGGGCGCCGCGCGGCTGGCCGTCGTCTTCATCGGATTGGATTCCCTTTCCCTCTCCCAGGCCCAGTCCCTGAAGGATGCCGATTGGGGCAAGACCTTGGTGATCGATCCGTATAATCCCAATCCCGCCTTGCGGGCCTTGCGCGACGGGGACGGCCGCGACGGGATCCTCGCCGAATTGCCGATGGAGCCTTCGGCTTATCCTTACGTCGATCCCGGGAAGAACGCCCTCTACATCCATCATGGCAAAGAGGACGTGGATCGCATCCTGGGGAAAGCCATGGACAGCTTGCCCAAGGCGGAAGGTTTCGCGAGTCGTTACGGGGATCGCGCCATCGAGAACCAGCCTCTGCTCGACAAGCTGTTCCAGTTCACCGCCCGGCGTAGGCTGGTGTTCCTGGACCTGACGGGATCGCAACGCAGCCTGGCGCGCCAGGCCGCGGCCGCCCAGGGCGCGCGCAGCCGCACCTTGTCCCCCTTCCGCGACAGCGCCCATGTCGAAGAGGAACTGGCGCGCAAAACCGCCCTCGCGCAAAAGTCCGGCGAAGCCGTGCTGGTATTGCCGTTCAGCGAGACCGGATTCCGCAGGTTGTCCAAGGCCATCGCGGCGGAAACGCCGCGCTTCAACGAGATCGGGCTTGAACTGGTGGACCTGGCGTCCGTGTCGGCCCCGGATACGCTCCCGTCCGAAGCCGGTATAACGGGGCCTAAAGCGGAATCGCCCATGGGAGCCAAGACGACATCCGCGGCCGCGAAACCGGCCAGCGGTTCGAAAGCGCCGGCGAAAGGTCTTCCTAAAACGCCCGCGAACCCGCCGGCCACGATCTCGAAAGCCCCCGGCGGAGCGAAGCCGGTGAAGGGAAAGACCGCTTCCCCGGTTGCCGGGAAAGCGCCGGCGAAAGCGTCCGCGAAGCCTGCCGGCGCGAAGCCGCCAGCCAAGCCTTCCGCGGGAGCGACGGGAGCGCGTCCGAAGGAAAAGCGGATACCGCAAGACGATAACCCGGCTTCCAAGTGA
- the miaA gene encoding tRNA (adenosine(37)-N6)-dimethylallyltransferase MiaA — protein MLIAALCGATAVGKSAVALRLARANGFEIISADSRQIYRGLSIGTGAPSAEEFASVPHHLLGILDPSQAFSPRAFPPLVHALLDSRPETRFLIVGGTGLYLKELFFPSPFDRGPTPEAVKNEVQERLRVLGAPALHAQLAAVDPEAAASVHPNDAYRIAKRWENLVLMGESYTSLAGPAVRDPRLADVPLICLDREREDLYRRIDARVEDMLRSGWLEEARALSADPAWSASPASSSLGYAEMTEVAAGRLSQSAALAAIQKRTRNYAKRQRTFFRRQLPGALQWEAHAFEALCESRDWQWESVSAGLRTAPNSEESGL, from the coding sequence ATGCTGATTGCCGCTCTGTGCGGCGCCACCGCGGTCGGAAAGTCCGCCGTGGCCCTGCGCCTGGCCCGGGCCAACGGGTTCGAAATCATCTCCGCCGACTCGCGTCAGATCTACCGCGGCCTTTCCATCGGAACCGGCGCGCCCTCGGCCGAAGAATTCGCCTCCGTCCCGCACCATCTCCTGGGCATCCTCGATCCATCCCAGGCTTTTTCGCCGCGCGCCTTCCCGCCGTTGGTGCATGCGCTTTTGGACTCCCGTCCTGAAACGCGCTTCCTCATCGTGGGAGGTACCGGCCTGTATCTCAAGGAACTGTTCTTCCCGTCCCCCTTCGATCGAGGGCCCACGCCCGAAGCCGTCAAGAACGAAGTGCAGGAACGGCTGCGCGTCCTAGGCGCGCCGGCATTGCACGCCCAGTTGGCCGCGGTCGATCCCGAAGCCGCCGCTTCCGTGCATCCCAACGACGCCTACCGCATCGCCAAGCGCTGGGAAAACCTGGTCCTGATGGGGGAGAGTTATACGAGCCTGGCAGGACCGGCCGTGCGCGATCCGCGTCTTGCCGATGTCCCGCTCATCTGCCTCGATCGCGAGCGCGAGGATCTGTACCGGCGCATCGACGCGCGCGTGGAAGACATGCTGCGCTCGGGCTGGCTCGAGGAAGCCCGGGCCCTCTCAGCCGATCCCGCTTGGAGCGCTTCGCCCGCCTCCAGCTCGCTCGGCTACGCGGAAATGACGGAGGTGGCGGCAGGACGTCTGAGCCAATCCGCGGCCTTGGCGGCCATTCAGAAGCGCACCCGTAACTACGCGAAACGGCAGCGCACTTTTTTCCGTCGCCAATTACCAGGAGCCCTCCAGTGGGAGGCGCACGCGTTCGAGGCCTTGTGCGAAAGCCGCGACTGGCAATGGGAATCAGTGTCGGCCGGCCTGAGAACCGCCCCAAACAGCGAAGAATCGGGGCTTTAA